A portion of the Aricia agestis chromosome 1, ilAriAges1.1, whole genome shotgun sequence genome contains these proteins:
- the LOC121738113 gene encoding glycerophosphocholine phosphodiesterase GPCPD1 isoform X1 yields MTTKEVSQGSQGSVIENQDWLFTVVAPNVGHKEKVFITGNTPELGEWDHKKIIQLDNKEGTNLWTKSIRIPNSCDVHYRYAICSVNELSNETIVCKWETNIQPRVIKESLLHPTVDVFGEFDGKNNVGRGWLTSQTLVQFKFLSNSLKLKSRLAGRPINIKVTPVKLSFGADATIDENSLSTDTGDLEIPAGVCVEVATLDNDPAICQLKPQDQFGREYKANDLLLINVSAPVPKSLAYLIDFYSYSSNAHEADPPCHIGYTYVLPNMFKPSEGSLELPVTCNVKHRPLGTINFEYLIISPMEEHLCNLSVSFAKHWDPTWTGLEVGHRGLGASFKTKEGNAIRENTIASLKKAAASGADMLEFDVQLSKDMIPVIYHDFHVCISMKRKKEVDYNEMLELPVKDLTLEHLQKLKVYHLVEGRNHETLFFDEDLEEHQPFPTLEEALKSLDEHVGFNIELKWTMELNDGTFELNNPFDMNVYVDKILEVVLKYGGERRIVLSCFNPDICTMARNKQNKYPVMFLTVGVTEKYQPYRDPRCLSIPAAVQNAISSDILGIVVHTEDLLRDPTQVKLATDAGLVIFCWGDDNNDKNTIKKLKELGLHAVIYDKLDQYITKEVKESIFLMEARESQRELMRLAADALPDAPSSAQEPAGGAHLVTRRQLDSTVTSLESLASSIDIKDEPDKNLKRNRDLIMKIDKELQVKEQRSSFKGLFSTGKASPKKSRKDN; encoded by the exons ATGACTACCAAGGAAGTGTCTCAAGGCTCCCAAGGATCTGTCATAGAAAACCAAGATTGGTTATTTACTGTTGTGGCACCTAATGTGGGACATAAAGAAAAAGTTTTCATCACAGGCAATACACCAGAACTCGGGGAATGGGAccacaaaaaaattattcaaCTTGATAATAAAGAAGGTACTAATTTGTGGACAAAATCTATTAGGATTCCTAATTCTTGTGATGTCCACTACCGTTATGCCATATGTTCCGTAAATGAACTATCTAATGAAACTATTGTTTGTAAATGGGAGACAAATATTCAGCCAAGAGTTATTAAAGAATCTTTGTTGCATCCCACAGTTGATGTGTTTGGGGAGTTTGATGGAAAAAATAATGTTGGAAGAGGATGGCTAACTTCTCAGACTTTagttcaatttaaatttttgagCAATTCCTTGAAGTTAAAAAGTCGCTTAGCAGGTAGACCAATAAATATCAAAGTGACACCTGTGAAATTATCTTTTGGTGCTGATGCTACTATAGACGAAAACTCTCTTAGCACCGATACAGGTGATTTAGAAATTCCAGCAGGGGTCTGTGTTGAAGTTGCTACATTAGATAATGATCCAGCAATTTGTCAATTGAAGCCTCAAGATCAATTTGGGCGTGAATATAAAGCAAATGATTTGTTACTTATTAATGTATCAGCCCCTGTACCCAAAAGTCTGGCATACTTAATAGACTTTTATTCATACAGCTCCAATGCTCATGAAGCAGATCCACCGTGTCATATAGGCTATACATATGTATTGCCTAATATGTTTAAACCCTCTGAGGGCTCACTGGAGCTGCCGGTCACCTGTAATGTCAAACATAGACCTCTTGGAACCATTAATTTTGAGTACCTGATTATTTCTCCCATGGAAGAACACCTTTGTAACTTATCAGTATCTTTTGCCAAACATTGGGACCCTACTTGGACTGGCCTCGAAGTTGGTCACAGAGGACTAGGTGCAAGTTTTAAAACTAAAGA AGGTAATGCTATTCGTGAAAACACAATAGCTTCTTTAAAAAAAGCAGCAGCCAGTGGGGCTGATATGTTGGAATTTGACGTCCAGCTAAGTAAAGATATGATACCCGTTATTTATCATGATTTCCATGTCTGTATTTCAATGAAACGCAAAAAGGAAGTTGATTACAATGAGATGCTAGAATTGCCAGTGAAAGATCTGACCCTAGAGCATTTGCAGAAGTTAAAG GTATATCATTTAGTGGAAGGAAGAAATCATGAGACTTTATTTTTTGATGAAGATTTGGAGGAACATCAACCTTTCCCTACTCTAGAAGAGGCTTTAAAATCATTGGATGAGCATGTCGGGTTTAACATTGAACTCAAATGGACAATGGAATTAAATGATGGCACTTTTGAGTTAAACAACCCTTTTGACATGAATGTTTATGTTGACAAG attttagaagtggTCCTCAAGTATGGCGGAGAGCGACGCATTGTCCTTTCGTGCTTCAACCCAGATATCTGTACCATGGCTCGAAACAAGCAGAACAAGTACCCTGTCATGTTTCTCACCGTA GGCGTTACTGAGAAATATCAACCGTATCGCGATCCTCGCTGCCTGTCGATTCCTGCCGCCGTTCAGAATGCCATCAGCTCGGACATCCTGGGAATCGTAGTTCATACAGAGGATTTGCTGAGAGATCCAACACAG gtaaAACTTGCTACTGACGCTGGACTAGTAATATTTTGTTGGGGAGACGACAATAATGACAAGAACACTATAAAAAAGCTGAAGGAACTGGGCCTGCATGCAGTGATATATGACAAACTGGATCAATACATCACCAAAGAAGTTAAG GAGAGTATATTCTTGATGGAGGCGCGGGAATCCCAGCGCGAGCTGATGCGCCTGGCCGCGGACGCCCTGCCCGACGCCCCGTCCAGCGCCCAAGAGCCAGCTGGCGGAGCCCACCTGGTCACCCGGCGCCAGCTCGACTCCACGGTCACCTCGCTCGAGTCCCTCGCCTCCTCCATCGATATAAAGGACGAACCCGACAAAAACTTGAAGCGCAACAGAGATCTCATCATGAAAATCGACAAGGAACTCCAAGTCAAGGAGCAGCGCTCCTCGTTCAAGGGTCTATTCAGTACCGGCAAAGCTTCGCCAAAGAAATCGCGCAAAGATAACTAG
- the LOC121738113 gene encoding glycerophosphocholine phosphodiesterase GPCPD1 isoform X2, with product MTTKEVSQGSQGSVIENQDWLFTVVAPNVGHKEKVFITGNTPELGEWDHKKIIQLDNKEGTNLWTKSIRIPNSCDVHYRYAICSVNELSNETIVCKWETNIQPRVIKESLLHPTVDVFGEFDGKNNVGRGWLTSQTLVQFKFLSNSLKLKSRLAGRPINIKVTPVKLSFGADATIDENSLSTDTGDLEIPAGVCVEVATLDNDPAICQLKPQDQFGREYKANDLLLINVSAPVPKSLAYLIDFYSYSSNAHEADPPCHIGYTYVLPNMFKPSEGSLELPVTCNVKHRPLGTINFEYLIISPMEEHLCNLSVSFAKHWDPTWTGLEVGHRGLGASFKTKEGNAIRENTIASLKKAAASGADMLEFDVQLSKDMIPVIYHDFHVCISMKRKKEVDYNEMLELPVKDLTLEHLQKLKVYHLVEGRNHETLFFDEDLEEHQPFPTLEEALKSLDEHVGFNIELKWTMELNDGTFELNNPFDMNVYVDKILEVVLKYGGERRIVLSCFNPDICTMARNKQNKYPVMFLTVGVTEKYQPYRDPRCLSIPAAVQNAISSDILGIVVHTEDLLRDPTQVKLATDAGLVIFCWGDDNNDKNTIKKLKELGLHAVIYDKLDQYITKEVKDLSGPSK from the exons ATGACTACCAAGGAAGTGTCTCAAGGCTCCCAAGGATCTGTCATAGAAAACCAAGATTGGTTATTTACTGTTGTGGCACCTAATGTGGGACATAAAGAAAAAGTTTTCATCACAGGCAATACACCAGAACTCGGGGAATGGGAccacaaaaaaattattcaaCTTGATAATAAAGAAGGTACTAATTTGTGGACAAAATCTATTAGGATTCCTAATTCTTGTGATGTCCACTACCGTTATGCCATATGTTCCGTAAATGAACTATCTAATGAAACTATTGTTTGTAAATGGGAGACAAATATTCAGCCAAGAGTTATTAAAGAATCTTTGTTGCATCCCACAGTTGATGTGTTTGGGGAGTTTGATGGAAAAAATAATGTTGGAAGAGGATGGCTAACTTCTCAGACTTTagttcaatttaaatttttgagCAATTCCTTGAAGTTAAAAAGTCGCTTAGCAGGTAGACCAATAAATATCAAAGTGACACCTGTGAAATTATCTTTTGGTGCTGATGCTACTATAGACGAAAACTCTCTTAGCACCGATACAGGTGATTTAGAAATTCCAGCAGGGGTCTGTGTTGAAGTTGCTACATTAGATAATGATCCAGCAATTTGTCAATTGAAGCCTCAAGATCAATTTGGGCGTGAATATAAAGCAAATGATTTGTTACTTATTAATGTATCAGCCCCTGTACCCAAAAGTCTGGCATACTTAATAGACTTTTATTCATACAGCTCCAATGCTCATGAAGCAGATCCACCGTGTCATATAGGCTATACATATGTATTGCCTAATATGTTTAAACCCTCTGAGGGCTCACTGGAGCTGCCGGTCACCTGTAATGTCAAACATAGACCTCTTGGAACCATTAATTTTGAGTACCTGATTATTTCTCCCATGGAAGAACACCTTTGTAACTTATCAGTATCTTTTGCCAAACATTGGGACCCTACTTGGACTGGCCTCGAAGTTGGTCACAGAGGACTAGGTGCAAGTTTTAAAACTAAAGA AGGTAATGCTATTCGTGAAAACACAATAGCTTCTTTAAAAAAAGCAGCAGCCAGTGGGGCTGATATGTTGGAATTTGACGTCCAGCTAAGTAAAGATATGATACCCGTTATTTATCATGATTTCCATGTCTGTATTTCAATGAAACGCAAAAAGGAAGTTGATTACAATGAGATGCTAGAATTGCCAGTGAAAGATCTGACCCTAGAGCATTTGCAGAAGTTAAAG GTATATCATTTAGTGGAAGGAAGAAATCATGAGACTTTATTTTTTGATGAAGATTTGGAGGAACATCAACCTTTCCCTACTCTAGAAGAGGCTTTAAAATCATTGGATGAGCATGTCGGGTTTAACATTGAACTCAAATGGACAATGGAATTAAATGATGGCACTTTTGAGTTAAACAACCCTTTTGACATGAATGTTTATGTTGACAAG attttagaagtggTCCTCAAGTATGGCGGAGAGCGACGCATTGTCCTTTCGTGCTTCAACCCAGATATCTGTACCATGGCTCGAAACAAGCAGAACAAGTACCCTGTCATGTTTCTCACCGTA GGCGTTACTGAGAAATATCAACCGTATCGCGATCCTCGCTGCCTGTCGATTCCTGCCGCCGTTCAGAATGCCATCAGCTCGGACATCCTGGGAATCGTAGTTCATACAGAGGATTTGCTGAGAGATCCAACACAG gtaaAACTTGCTACTGACGCTGGACTAGTAATATTTTGTTGGGGAGACGACAATAATGACAAGAACACTATAAAAAAGCTGAAGGAACTGGGCCTGCATGCAGTGATATATGACAAACTGGATCAATACATCACCAAAGAAGTTAAG GATCTGAGTGGGCCATCCAAATGA